The proteins below come from a single Bryobacter aggregatus MPL3 genomic window:
- a CDS encoding PSD1 and planctomycete cytochrome C domain-containing protein: protein MNRRLLFPWLSLAICAPLAAQDSDLAFFESKIRPVLASKCYGCHSSKLKSPMGSFRADTKAGIRSGGASGPGLVVGKPDESLLLKALSYTDTHLQMPPSGKLPEAVLADFRQWIAAGAVDPRAEIAGATAALKGMSVEDGKKWWAFQPLQTTSQNSIDAFLLAKLQAKGLGFSPPSDARTLVRRVYVDLVGYKPSYEEVEAFAADTKPDAYTRLIDQLLASPRYGEQWGRHWMDVARFGEDNPTGEATNPGYPYAWRYRDWIIDAINKDVPYDKFVKLQLAADLIPGTPREDLRALGYLGAAPVYHKDLRLSEQVIGGFFSDDLDERVDAVSRGLLGMTVACARCHDHKFDPIPTKDYYGLVGVFASTMRAQRPLFEVPPEVEQRFAWLQNRLFDLRYLANLLTGEASTVVGSEERVAKWKLEIEQLKTEALSYQEKYPKLVQNLERYWNFAPRPPAGAPADPAAAAAAAAAARARRQNQTSTEPFMNAVFEAAQYIDGSDPQVTIIHYKTGEPRDFPVLRSGNYASPGEVVPRHFPAVLAQSDPNFKNGSGRLELAEKIFTDSAPLAARIIVNRVWGWHFGKALVGTPSDFGVQGEKPTHPELLDNLAADFIRHGWSLKWLHREILMSQAYRQSSQPRAAGLQADPTNALLWRMNPRRLDVEAYRDTLLRSSERLDEKMYGPSEDVSAATNLRRTVYARVSRGRMSPLLKNYDFPDPMQTAGGRELTITPLQQLFVLNSAFVHEAAGALAASVAKETDQSAQLKALFRKILSREPTATELDRALTYLQGGSVEQYAQILLATNEEIFWP from the coding sequence ATGAATCGACGCCTGCTGTTCCCTTGGCTTAGCTTGGCGATCTGCGCGCCATTGGCAGCACAAGACTCCGATCTCGCCTTTTTTGAATCAAAAATTCGCCCTGTGCTTGCCAGTAAATGCTATGGCTGCCACTCCTCGAAGCTTAAATCGCCCATGGGTTCGTTCCGTGCCGATACTAAGGCTGGAATCCGCAGCGGCGGAGCCTCTGGTCCCGGCCTGGTAGTCGGCAAACCGGACGAGAGCTTGCTGCTCAAAGCGCTGTCTTATACCGACACCCACCTGCAGATGCCGCCTTCCGGCAAGCTGCCGGAGGCAGTGCTCGCCGACTTCCGGCAGTGGATTGCCGCGGGCGCCGTCGATCCGCGAGCCGAAATCGCCGGCGCCACCGCCGCACTGAAGGGAATGTCCGTCGAGGATGGCAAGAAGTGGTGGGCCTTCCAGCCCCTGCAGACGACGTCACAGAACTCGATCGACGCCTTCCTGCTCGCCAAGCTGCAAGCCAAGGGTCTCGGCTTCTCTCCCCCAAGCGACGCGCGAACCCTCGTGCGCCGCGTCTATGTCGATCTCGTCGGCTATAAACCGAGCTATGAGGAAGTAGAAGCCTTTGCCGCCGACACAAAGCCTGATGCCTACACGCGGCTCATCGACCAATTGCTCGCCTCTCCCCGCTATGGAGAACAGTGGGGCCGCCACTGGATGGACGTCGCCCGTTTCGGCGAAGACAATCCGACCGGCGAGGCAACCAATCCCGGCTATCCCTATGCCTGGCGCTATCGGGATTGGATCATCGACGCGATCAACAAAGACGTTCCCTATGACAAGTTTGTGAAGCTGCAGCTGGCAGCAGATTTGATTCCCGGAACGCCTCGCGAAGACCTGCGGGCCCTCGGTTATCTGGGAGCCGCGCCGGTTTACCATAAGGATCTTCGCTTGTCGGAACAAGTGATCGGCGGCTTTTTCAGCGACGATCTCGATGAACGTGTGGATGCCGTATCACGCGGCCTCTTAGGAATGACCGTCGCTTGCGCCCGCTGCCACGATCACAAATTCGATCCGATCCCGACCAAGGACTATTACGGCCTGGTGGGTGTCTTTGCTTCGACCATGCGAGCCCAGCGCCCGCTCTTTGAGGTGCCCCCCGAGGTCGAGCAACGCTTTGCCTGGCTGCAGAACCGGCTCTTTGATTTGCGCTATCTCGCCAATCTGTTGACCGGAGAAGCCTCAACAGTAGTGGGCTCCGAGGAGCGCGTCGCCAAGTGGAAGCTGGAGATTGAGCAGCTGAAAACCGAAGCGCTCAGCTACCAGGAGAAGTATCCCAAGCTCGTGCAGAATCTCGAAAGGTATTGGAACTTTGCTCCTCGTCCGCCGGCCGGAGCGCCGGCCGATCCCGCTGCTGCAGCGGCGGCGGCAGCAGCGGCACGGGCCCGGCGTCAAAACCAGACTTCGACCGAACCCTTCATGAATGCCGTCTTCGAGGCGGCTCAGTATATCGATGGCAGCGATCCGCAGGTGACGATCATCCATTACAAGACCGGCGAACCGAGAGACTTTCCGGTATTGCGCAGTGGCAATTACGCCAGCCCTGGCGAGGTGGTGCCCCGGCACTTTCCGGCGGTTCTGGCCCAAAGCGATCCGAACTTCAAGAATGGATCGGGACGACTGGAACTCGCCGAAAAGATCTTCACCGACTCGGCACCACTGGCGGCGCGTATCATTGTGAATCGCGTCTGGGGTTGGCACTTCGGCAAGGCGCTGGTAGGTACTCCGAGCGACTTCGGTGTCCAAGGCGAAAAACCGACCCATCCGGAATTGTTGGACAATCTCGCTGCGGATTTCATCCGCCATGGCTGGTCACTGAAGTGGCTGCATCGGGAGATCCTGATGTCACAGGCCTATCGCCAGTCGAGCCAGCCGCGTGCGGCCGGATTGCAGGCAGACCCCACCAACGCACTCCTTTGGCGTATGAATCCGCGACGGCTCGATGTGGAGGCGTATCGCGATACGCTGCTGCGCAGTTCCGAACGGCTGGACGAGAAGATGTACGGGCCGTCTGAGGATGTCTCTGCAGCAACCAATCTCCGGCGAACCGTCTACGCGCGTGTGAGCCGGGGCCGGATGAGTCCGCTGTTGAAGAATTATGACTTTCCGGACCCGATGCAGACCGCAGGCGGGCGCGAGTTGACGATCACCCCCCTGCAACAACTGTTTGTCCTGAATAGCGCCTTTGTCCACGAAGCTGCCGGAGCGCTAGCGGCCAGCGTTGCAAAGGAGACCGACCAGAGCGCTCAATTGAAAGCGCTCTTCCGCAAGATTCTGAGCCGCGAGCCAACCGCAACAGAATTGGATCGCGCCTTGACCTATCTGCAGGGTGGCAGCGTAGAGCAGTACGCCCAGATTTTGCTGGCAACCAATGAGGAGATCTTCTGGCCATGA
- a CDS encoding FAD-binding oxidoreductase, with protein MSLPVSASSFKQLLGDRAVLDRAEDLTLYEYDGGVDKHKPDLVVFPRTREQVKAVVDLARKENLQFVGRGAGTGLSGGVIPRYGGVMVSFARMNQIEEIDLPNERMQVQPGVVNLDVTLAVQRDGYFFAPDPSSQRACTIGGNVAENAGGPHTLAYGVTTNHVLGLHVLMPDGTSFETGGPEQDLPGYDLTGIITGSEGTMALVTGATLRLMRQPELVKTVLAIYNTTEDAANTVSEITARAITPVAVEMLDGEMLRMVEEATHAGYPLDAQAVLLIEMEGLTEAVEEQVEQVRLACEACHCREFRIAKDATERDLLWKGRKNAFGAVGRMSPFYYVQDGVVPRTKITETLLEIYRIGEKYGLKISNIFHAGDGNMHPIILFDARIPGQLRAAQLAGDEILAYCISVGGSITGEHGVGMEKMELMAQQFSDDTLEMIKDFKNLFDPECRLNPGKLLPLGKCCGEIHQKPGTTF; from the coding sequence ATGTCATTGCCCGTATCCGCAAGCTCCTTTAAACAACTGCTGGGAGACCGCGCCGTCCTCGACCGCGCTGAAGATCTGACGCTCTATGAGTACGACGGCGGTGTCGACAAGCACAAGCCCGATCTGGTCGTCTTTCCGCGTACTCGGGAGCAGGTCAAGGCCGTGGTAGACCTGGCCCGCAAAGAGAATCTACAGTTTGTCGGCCGCGGCGCCGGCACCGGACTCTCCGGTGGCGTAATCCCCCGCTACGGCGGCGTGATGGTGAGTTTTGCGCGCATGAATCAGATCGAAGAGATCGATCTCCCCAATGAGCGCATGCAAGTGCAGCCGGGTGTCGTGAATCTCGATGTAACGCTGGCCGTGCAGCGCGACGGCTATTTTTTCGCGCCAGACCCCAGTTCGCAGCGTGCCTGCACGATTGGCGGCAATGTCGCCGAGAACGCGGGAGGGCCCCACACGTTGGCCTATGGCGTCACCACGAATCACGTCTTAGGCCTTCACGTATTGATGCCCGACGGCACCTCCTTTGAGACCGGTGGTCCGGAGCAGGATCTGCCCGGCTACGATCTGACGGGAATCATCACCGGATCAGAAGGCACCATGGCGCTGGTTACCGGCGCGACGTTGCGGCTGATGCGCCAGCCGGAACTGGTCAAGACCGTCCTCGCCATCTATAACACCACCGAGGATGCGGCCAATACGGTGTCTGAGATTACGGCGCGGGCGATCACGCCGGTGGCGGTGGAGATGCTCGACGGCGAGATGCTGCGCATGGTGGAAGAAGCAACGCATGCTGGTTATCCGCTCGACGCACAAGCCGTATTGCTGATCGAGATGGAAGGACTGACGGAGGCCGTCGAAGAACAGGTGGAGCAGGTTCGCCTGGCTTGCGAGGCTTGCCATTGCCGCGAGTTCCGAATCGCAAAAGACGCCACGGAGCGGGATCTGCTGTGGAAGGGCCGCAAGAACGCCTTTGGCGCTGTGGGCCGGATGAGTCCGTTCTACTATGTGCAGGACGGCGTGGTGCCGCGGACCAAGATTACTGAAACGCTGCTCGAGATCTATCGCATTGGCGAGAAGTATGGATTGAAGATCTCCAACATCTTCCACGCGGGTGACGGCAACATGCACCCGATCATCTTGTTCGATGCCCGGATTCCGGGCCAACTCCGCGCCGCACAACTGGCAGGCGATGAGATTCTCGCCTACTGCATTTCAGTAGGTGGCTCGATTACCGGCGAGCATGGTGTCGGCATGGAGAAGATGGAACTGATGGCGCAGCAATTCTCCGATGACACGCTTGAGATGATCAAGGACTTCAAGAATCTGTTTGATCCGGAGTGCCGCTTGAACCCTGGGAAGCTGTTGCCGCTCGGCAAGTGCTGCGGAGAGATCCATCAGAAGCCTGGGACGACCTTCTAG
- a CDS encoding TlpA family protein disulfide reductase produces the protein MIGIALTLAVMFYIIADTLREKIVNQGDQATAFSVTTDRGKSISLSNFQGKVLVLNFWAAWCKPCVDEMPSLNRFAQIMAPEGVTVLGISVDHDEAKYKKFLKDANIQFETYRDGSALIPASYGTYKYPETYIIDKSGKVVEKMIGEEAWMNPNVIARIRKLL, from the coding sequence TTGATCGGTATCGCGCTCACTCTCGCGGTGATGTTCTACATCATCGCGGACACCTTGCGCGAGAAGATCGTCAACCAGGGAGATCAGGCGACCGCCTTCTCCGTCACCACCGATCGAGGCAAATCGATCTCCCTCTCCAACTTCCAAGGCAAAGTTCTGGTTTTAAACTTCTGGGCCGCCTGGTGCAAGCCGTGTGTCGATGAGATGCCGTCGCTGAACCGGTTTGCGCAGATCATGGCTCCCGAAGGAGTGACCGTGCTCGGCATCTCCGTCGACCACGATGAAGCGAAGTACAAGAAGTTCTTGAAGGATGCAAACATCCAGTTCGAGACCTATCGCGACGGGAGTGCATTGATCCCCGCGTCATATGGCACCTACAAATACCCGGAGACCTATATCATCGACAAGTCCGGCAAAGTGGTAGAGAAGATGATTGGCGAAGAAGCCTGGATGAACCCAAATGTCATTGCCCGTATCCGCAAGCTCCTTTAA
- a CDS encoding 6-pyruvoyl trahydropterin synthase family protein, with protein MLITRRVEFSASHRCAVPGWTDEQNQAVFGPEASRYSHGHNYVLEVTLSGEVDPVTGMIVDLKDVKEVLHREVVDPMDHRDLNAEVPPFDHIVPTPENIAMEIWRRIVPHFSTPTVSLHEVRLYETEHLYVEYRGE; from the coding sequence ATGTTGATCACTCGCCGGGTTGAATTCTCGGCTTCTCATCGTTGCGCTGTCCCCGGTTGGACAGACGAACAGAATCAGGCTGTCTTTGGCCCCGAGGCGAGCCGTTACAGTCATGGGCATAACTATGTCCTCGAGGTCACGCTGAGCGGGGAAGTGGATCCCGTTACCGGCATGATCGTCGATCTGAAGGACGTCAAGGAAGTGTTGCATCGCGAAGTGGTCGATCCGATGGACCATCGCGATCTGAATGCGGAGGTTCCGCCCTTCGACCATATCGTGCCCACTCCGGAGAACATTGCGATGGAGATCTGGCGCCGGATCGTGCCTCATTTCTCAACGCCCACCGTGAGCTTGCACGAAGTGCGCCTGTATGAGACAGAGCATCTTTATGTGGAGTATCGAGGCGAATGA
- a CDS encoding 6-carboxytetrahydropterin synthase, with product MTLTTRYPFSASHRLHAASLSERENQQIYGKCNNPFGHGHNYWIELTVRGEADPVTGMIVERKRLDRLMHQEILPHVQHRDLNAELKELNGLVPTTENLALVLAKLIDAGWPAHFPEQSVRFERIRIHETKNNRFEMEADEVRE from the coding sequence ATGACTTTAACCACCCGATATCCGTTTTCAGCCTCGCACCGCTTGCATGCTGCCTCGCTGAGCGAGCGGGAGAACCAGCAGATCTATGGAAAGTGCAACAATCCCTTTGGGCATGGGCACAATTATTGGATTGAACTCACGGTGCGCGGCGAAGCGGACCCCGTGACGGGGATGATCGTGGAGCGTAAGCGCCTCGATCGTTTGATGCATCAGGAAATTCTTCCGCATGTGCAACACCGGGATCTGAATGCAGAATTGAAAGAGCTCAATGGATTGGTGCCCACCACCGAGAATCTTGCGCTCGTTCTGGCAAAATTGATCGATGCCGGCTGGCCCGCTCATTTTCCAGAGCAATCTGTGCGCTTTGAGCGGATTCGCATTCACGAGACCAAGAACAATCGATTTGAGATGGAAGCAGATGAAGTTAGGGAATAA
- the folE gene encoding GTP cyclohydrolase I FolE, translated as MKKSEERGPIGDMYEEILKDLGENPGREGLVRTPLRAEKALKFLTSGYQRDIHQIVNNALFAAENDDMVLVKDIEFYSLCEHHMLPFFGKVHVGYLPNEKIIGLSKIPRIVDAFARRLQVQERLTQQIAETLMEILEPRGVAVVSEAQHFCMMMRGVEKQSSSTITSAMLGEFRNNKASKDEFLALMRTNLR; from the coding sequence ATGAAGAAGTCTGAGGAACGAGGTCCGATCGGGGACATGTATGAGGAGATCCTGAAGGATCTGGGCGAGAATCCAGGCCGGGAAGGTCTGGTGCGGACTCCTCTGCGTGCCGAGAAGGCACTGAAGTTTCTCACCAGCGGCTACCAGCGGGACATTCACCAGATCGTGAATAACGCGCTGTTCGCTGCCGAGAACGACGACATGGTTCTGGTGAAGGACATCGAATTCTACTCGCTGTGTGAGCACCACATGCTGCCCTTTTTCGGGAAGGTGCATGTCGGCTATCTGCCAAACGAGAAGATCATCGGTTTGAGCAAGATTCCTCGGATTGTCGATGCCTTTGCCCGCCGCCTGCAGGTGCAGGAACGGCTCACACAGCAGATTGCCGAGACGCTGATGGAGATCCTCGAGCCGCGCGGTGTCGCGGTGGTCAGCGAGGCGCAACATTTCTGTATGATGATGCGGGGTGTGGAGAAACAGTCGAGTTCTACGATCACCTCAGCGATGCTGGGCGAGTTTCGCAACAACAAGGCGTCCAAGGACGAATTCCTCGCGCTGATGCGTACGAACTTGCGTTAG
- a CDS encoding aldehyde dehydrogenase family protein — protein sequence MLDKIQFATREDYESTVLAALAAFEKWRLVPAPQRGAIVREIAEALRANKEELGRLVALESGKILQEGLGEVQEMIDVADFAVGLSRQLYGLTTHSERPGHRLYEQWHPLGPVGVITAFNFPVAVWAWNALIAAVCGDTVIWKPSELTPRTAVAIQEIVARCAPPGVFSLLIGDVPTIGEAMLDDKRLPLISATGSSRMGKIVAERVGRRLGRTLLELGGNNAIIVMPDADMDLALRGCLFAAVGTAGQRCTSLRRLFLHRSIAEQFRARLIEAYGHVRIGDPLDPATLMGPLINAQAVENYLTAVTRIAAEGGAILYGGKVIQGNFVEPTIAASKHEMPIVHEEVFAPILHTIVFDHLDEAIAWNNEVPQGLSSAIFTTNLKSSEAFLSARGSDCGIANVNIGTSGAEIGGAFGGEKETGGGRESGTDSWKAYMRRQTVTINYSDELPLAQGIRFGLG from the coding sequence ATGCTTGACAAAATCCAGTTTGCCACCCGCGAAGACTATGAAAGCACGGTTCTCGCCGCCCTCGCCGCCTTTGAAAAGTGGAGGCTCGTCCCTGCCCCGCAGCGAGGGGCCATCGTCCGCGAAATCGCGGAAGCGCTCCGCGCGAACAAAGAAGAGCTAGGTCGTCTGGTCGCCCTCGAGAGCGGCAAGATACTCCAGGAGGGCCTGGGAGAAGTGCAAGAGATGATCGATGTCGCCGACTTCGCCGTTGGCCTCTCGCGCCAGCTCTACGGCCTGACCACGCACTCCGAGCGGCCCGGCCACCGGCTCTACGAGCAGTGGCATCCGCTCGGCCCGGTGGGCGTCATCACCGCCTTCAACTTCCCGGTCGCCGTCTGGGCCTGGAACGCGTTGATTGCCGCCGTCTGCGGCGACACGGTCATCTGGAAACCATCGGAGCTGACGCCGCGCACCGCCGTCGCCATCCAGGAGATTGTCGCTCGTTGCGCCCCACCCGGAGTCTTCAGCCTGCTCATCGGCGACGTGCCCACCATCGGCGAGGCGATGCTTGACGATAAGCGCCTGCCACTGATTTCGGCAACGGGCTCCAGCCGCATGGGCAAGATTGTCGCTGAGCGGGTGGGACGCCGTCTGGGCCGCACGCTCTTGGAATTGGGCGGCAACAACGCAATCATCGTCATGCCCGATGCGGACATGGATCTGGCCTTGCGCGGCTGCCTCTTTGCCGCAGTGGGCACCGCCGGACAACGCTGCACCAGCCTGCGCCGCCTCTTCCTACATCGCTCGATTGCGGAACAGTTTCGCGCCCGTCTGATCGAGGCTTACGGCCATGTCCGGATCGGAGATCCGCTCGACCCGGCAACGCTGATGGGTCCGTTGATCAACGCGCAGGCCGTAGAAAACTACCTGACGGCGGTGACGCGGATTGCTGCCGAAGGCGGAGCCATCCTCTATGGTGGCAAGGTGATCCAAGGCAACTTCGTCGAGCCGACCATTGCCGCCTCCAAACATGAGATGCCGATCGTGCACGAGGAGGTCTTTGCCCCGATTCTCCACACGATCGTCTTCGATCACCTCGACGAAGCGATTGCCTGGAACAACGAAGTGCCGCAAGGCTTATCGAGCGCAATCTTCACGACAAACTTGAAGTCGTCGGAGGCCTTCCTGTCGGCTCGTGGTTCTGATTGCGGCATCGCCAATGTCAACATCGGAACCTCTGGCGCTGAAATCGGCGGGGCCTTTGGCGGCGAGAAGGAAACAGGCGGCGGCCGCGAGTCAGGCACCGATTCGTGGAAAGCCTACATGCGGCGGCAGACGGTGACGATCAACTATTCGGACGAACTACCGCTTGCTCAGGGCATCCGCTTCGGCTTGGGATAG
- a CDS encoding bestrophin family protein, with product MITYDPHKWLDHFFDIRGSLVKEISGRVLICVFWSAGVVYFDKNYHDVNISSLLHTLVGLALSMLLVFRTNASYDRYWEGRKLWGGIVNETRNLVRQATVHLSGERDLVVHLAQLNVDFAAACMYHLRGAKIAGMLESQHPPLTIATQMTFALQEARRRGAITDIILASMDQNVQLLIDYLGGCERIRKTPLPFAYVVHLRRALVVYCFSLPFALVDTYGWATVLDTLVISYVFFGIEEIGVEIEGPFGLDENDLPLEDICTTIRHNLFALVELEHSEPDKMPEGL from the coding sequence TTGATCACCTACGACCCTCATAAGTGGCTCGACCACTTCTTCGATATTCGCGGCTCGCTGGTCAAAGAGATCAGCGGCCGCGTTCTCATTTGCGTTTTCTGGTCTGCAGGCGTCGTCTATTTTGACAAGAACTATCACGACGTCAATATTTCCTCGCTGCTCCATACGCTCGTCGGCCTGGCTCTTTCGATGCTTCTTGTTTTCCGCACCAACGCATCCTACGACCGCTATTGGGAAGGCCGGAAGCTCTGGGGCGGGATCGTCAATGAGACGCGGAATCTGGTACGGCAGGCCACAGTGCATCTCTCTGGCGAGCGGGATTTGGTTGTACATCTGGCGCAACTCAACGTCGATTTTGCCGCAGCCTGCATGTACCATCTGCGCGGGGCAAAGATCGCTGGAATGCTGGAATCCCAACACCCGCCCCTGACGATTGCCACGCAGATGACCTTCGCGCTCCAGGAGGCCCGGCGGCGTGGGGCCATCACCGACATCATTCTTGCCAGCATGGACCAGAACGTCCAACTCCTGATTGACTACCTCGGTGGCTGCGAGCGCATCCGCAAAACTCCTCTGCCCTTTGCCTATGTGGTCCACCTGCGGCGCGCCTTGGTGGTCTATTGCTTCTCGCTCCCCTTTGCGTTGGTCGACACCTACGGTTGGGCGACGGTCCTCGACACGCTGGTCATCAGCTACGTCTTCTTTGGCATTGAAGAGATCGGCGTCGAGATCGAAGGTCCCTTTGGACTCGACGAGAACGATCTGCCCTTAGAGGACATCTGCACCACCATCCGCCACAATCTGTTTGCTCTGGTGGAGCTCGAACATTCGGAGCCGGACAAGATGCCGGAGGGCTTATAG
- a CDS encoding alpha/beta hydrolase family protein, with protein sequence MARSGAYNRTLTPFGFQNERRTFWEAKDTYLKMSPFLIADKIKEPLLLIHGEADNNTGTFPIQSERMYLAIRGNGGTVRYVTLPHEAHGYAAKESTEHVLYEQIQWFDKYVKKAPPRVLGSN encoded by the coding sequence ATCGCCCGCTCCGGAGCCTACAACCGCACGCTAACGCCTTTCGGCTTCCAGAATGAGCGCCGCACCTTCTGGGAGGCCAAGGACACCTACCTCAAGATGTCGCCCTTCCTGATCGCAGACAAAATCAAGGAGCCCCTCCTTCTGATCCACGGCGAGGCAGACAACAATACCGGCACCTTTCCGATCCAATCCGAACGCATGTACCTGGCGATTCGAGGGAACGGCGGCACGGTACGCTATGTGACGCTTCCTCATGAGGCACACGGCTATGCAGCCAAGGAGAGCACCGAACACGTTCTTTACGAACAGATCCAATGGTTCGACAAGTACGTCAAGAAGGCTCCTCCGCGAGTGCTAGGCTCAAATTGA
- a CDS encoding alpha/beta hydrolase family protein produces MAPDGRFFSLLNHTPSSLELWIGETATDRLKKIEKAAINASIGDAVEWMPDSRTLLVRLVPPTRGKMPEQPTTPNSPAIQETSGKTGATPTYQDLLKNPHDEELFAYFAQSQLALVNAATGQFTTVGKPALIIDQQPSPDGQHLLVTQIHKPFSYVLTFANFPKEIEVWNRSGLIEYKIASVPMQERIPLGGVSTGPRGVDWNPSETASLYWVEALDGGNPKEKVPNRDRVLSTKAPFKTAPAELIKTKERLTGKLLWSAKGNALIVSDMERQRRWLRTMLIDPKNPSAPAKILNERNQQDRYRNPGTFLTQTLPNGQRVLAESGGYFFLTGDGASAEGDRPFLDRLDPVTGKTERLFQCDADHYETVVALLSDDGSRFLTRRESPTQVPNFFIRDNKGSLDTFTNFADPAPQLRGITKQLVKYKRADGVDLSFTLYLPPGYKQGTRLPTVVWAYPVEFTDGDTAGQISGSTKRFTSITGYSHLFFLLEGYAILDGATIPIVGSPDEANNTYVEQLTTSAKAAIDKAVAMGVTDPDRVGVGGHSYGAFMTANLLAHTGLASPAPEPTTAR; encoded by the coding sequence TTGGCCCCGGATGGCCGTTTCTTTTCGCTTCTGAATCATACTCCCAGCAGCCTGGAGCTCTGGATCGGAGAAACGGCAACAGACCGCCTCAAGAAGATCGAGAAGGCTGCGATCAATGCATCCATCGGCGACGCAGTCGAATGGATGCCCGATTCGCGTACTCTGCTCGTCCGGCTGGTTCCTCCCACTCGTGGCAAGATGCCCGAGCAACCCACCACCCCCAACTCTCCTGCAATCCAGGAGACCTCTGGAAAGACCGGCGCCACACCGACCTACCAGGACCTGCTCAAGAACCCCCACGACGAGGAACTCTTTGCCTATTTCGCGCAGTCCCAACTGGCCCTGGTGAACGCAGCCACCGGTCAATTCACAACAGTCGGCAAGCCGGCGCTCATCATCGACCAGCAGCCCTCACCGGATGGCCAACATCTGCTTGTCACCCAGATCCACAAGCCCTTCTCTTATGTGTTGACCTTCGCGAACTTTCCCAAAGAGATTGAGGTCTGGAATCGTTCGGGCCTCATTGAGTACAAGATTGCCAGCGTACCGATGCAGGAACGCATCCCGTTGGGTGGCGTCAGCACAGGCCCGCGCGGTGTCGATTGGAACCCGTCAGAAACAGCCAGCCTCTATTGGGTAGAAGCTCTCGATGGCGGCAATCCGAAGGAGAAGGTTCCCAATCGCGACCGCGTCCTCTCAACCAAGGCGCCCTTCAAGACTGCCCCGGCAGAACTCATCAAAACCAAGGAACGGCTCACCGGAAAGCTGCTCTGGAGCGCCAAGGGCAACGCCCTCATCGTCAGTGACATGGAACGCCAACGCCGCTGGCTGCGCACCATGTTGATCGACCCGAAGAATCCCAGCGCTCCGGCGAAGATTCTCAACGAACGGAATCAGCAGGATCGCTATCGCAATCCCGGCACTTTCCTCACCCAGACCCTACCCAACGGGCAGCGTGTTCTCGCCGAATCGGGCGGCTACTTTTTCCTCACTGGCGACGGCGCATCGGCAGAGGGCGACAGACCCTTTCTCGACCGCCTCGACCCCGTCACCGGCAAGACCGAGCGACTCTTCCAATGCGATGCCGATCACTATGAAACCGTAGTCGCGCTGCTCAGCGACGACGGCTCTCGCTTCCTCACGCGCCGCGAATCCCCCACGCAGGTGCCGAACTTCTTCATCCGCGACAACAAAGGTTCTCTCGATACCTTCACCAACTTCGCGGACCCTGCGCCCCAGCTTCGCGGCATCACCAAGCAACTCGTCAAGTACAAGCGCGCTGACGGCGTGGACTTGAGCTTCACGCTCTATCTCCCCCCGGGCTACAAGCAAGGCACCAGGCTGCCCACCGTTGTCTGGGCCTATCCGGTAGAATTCACCGATGGAGATACGGCCGGGCAGATCTCTGGCTCTACCAAGCGCTTCACCAGCATCACCGGCTACTCCCACCTGTTCTTTCTGCTCGAAGGGTATGCGATTCTCGACGGCGCGACCATCCCCATCGTTGGTTCTCCCGATGAGGCCAACAACACCTATGTTGAGCAACTCACGACATCGGCCAAAGCCGCCATCGACAAGGCCGTAGCGATGGGGGTGACCGATCCCGACCGCGTCGGCGTCGGTGGCCATTCTTATGGCGCCTTTATGACCGCCAATCTGTTGGCTCATACCGGGCTGGCATCGCCCGCTCCGGAGCCTACAACCGCACGCTAA